The Candidatus Nanosynbacter lyticus genome window below encodes:
- a CDS encoding DUF475 domain-containing protein, with the protein MKHWLHSHHPFRIFWFSALLTLALGGLIFGHLGASGLWLFAILVVLEVTFSFDNAVINSKVLAGMSQVWQKVFLTVGIFVAVFMVRFVLPIIIVMVASGHGFMEVVDLALHRPAEYGHILHEASPMIDAFGGAFLIMIGLSYFIDYNKRVHWMRHVEPWLAKAGRFENFKVCLMLGVAAVLYFTVEPPHRALVLISSVLGIILHIGLELFGSFFHEDDAKSAKVKTGWAAFASLLYLEVLDASFSFDGVIGAFAITSSVLLIVAGLGAGAIWVRSLTVYLLRTGVLGKYKYLENGAHWAIMALGMMMIAKLFHLELPEWATGGLGLLFVSLAVGSSMLEARAINLQEAAAAKLHRAERRLKRGAAKIVPRKRR; encoded by the coding sequence ATGAAACATTGGCTACATTCACATCACCCATTTCGGATTTTTTGGTTTTCGGCGCTATTAACACTGGCGTTGGGCGGGCTGATTTTCGGACATTTGGGTGCGAGCGGCTTGTGGTTATTCGCGATTTTGGTGGTGCTGGAAGTGACATTTAGCTTTGATAACGCGGTGATTAACAGTAAGGTGCTGGCTGGCATGAGCCAGGTTTGGCAGAAAGTGTTTTTGACAGTTGGAATTTTCGTGGCGGTGTTCATGGTGCGGTTCGTGCTGCCGATTATCATCGTGATGGTGGCGAGTGGCCATGGCTTCATGGAAGTGGTTGATTTGGCGCTGCACAGGCCGGCGGAATACGGTCATATCTTGCACGAGGCCTCGCCGATGATCGATGCCTTTGGCGGCGCGTTTCTGATTATGATTGGCCTCAGTTATTTCATCGATTATAACAAGCGCGTGCACTGGATGCGGCATGTCGAGCCGTGGCTGGCTAAGGCTGGGCGGTTTGAGAATTTCAAGGTGTGTTTGATGCTGGGTGTGGCGGCGGTGCTGTACTTTACGGTTGAGCCGCCGCATCGGGCGCTGGTGCTGATCTCGTCGGTGCTGGGGATTATACTGCACATTGGGCTGGAACTATTTGGCTCATTCTTTCACGAGGACGACGCTAAATCAGCTAAGGTCAAGACCGGCTGGGCGGCGTTTGCCAGCCTGCTCTATCTGGAGGTGCTGGATGCCAGCTTTAGCTTCGACGGCGTCATCGGCGCCTTTGCCATCACTAGCAGCGTGCTGCTGATCGTGGCAGGCCTGGGTGCTGGGGCGATTTGGGTGCGGTCGCTGACGGTGTATTTGCTGCGGACGGGTGTGCTCGGCAAATATAAATATCTGGAAAATGGCGCGCACTGGGCGATCATGGCGCTGGGTATGATGATGATCGCCAAGCTGTTTCATCTGGAGCTGCCGGAGTGGGCGACGGGCGGTTTGGGGCTGTTGTTTGTAAGTTTGGCGGTTGGCAGCAGTATGCTGGAGGCGCGAGCGATTAATTTACAAGAGGCGGCCGCGGCGAAATTGCACCGTGCTGAGCGGCGGTTGAAACGCGGCGCGGCGAAAATTGTGCCGCGGAAGCGACGGTAG
- the pth gene encoding aminoacyl-tRNA hydrolase, translating into MKVILALGNPGEKYAYTRHNAGFLVIDQLAAGQSAHFSNKPKFSADITELNMSGAKILLVKPTTYYNEVGIAARAILDFYKLALDDLLIIHDDTDLDFGKIRVRKGGRDAGSNGLKSLHTHIGADFWHIRIGTDNLLRRQIGDVDFVLSKFNNDEHKILRDWTIPEAIKLISTFLDDTIEPLSVKL; encoded by the coding sequence ATGAAAGTCATTCTGGCCCTTGGTAATCCTGGCGAAAAGTATGCTTACACGCGACATAATGCTGGCTTTTTAGTGATTGACCAGTTGGCGGCAGGGCAGAGTGCACATTTTAGCAATAAGCCAAAATTCTCGGCGGATATTACCGAATTAAACATGTCTGGAGCAAAAATCCTCCTCGTCAAACCAACGACATACTATAACGAAGTCGGCATTGCCGCGCGAGCGATCTTAGATTTTTATAAACTGGCACTGGATGATTTACTAATTATTCACGATGACACTGACCTTGATTTTGGTAAAATCCGTGTCCGAAAAGGCGGCCGCGACGCTGGTAGCAACGGCTTAAAATCGCTACATACTCACATCGGCGCTGATTTCTGGCATATTCGTATCGGCACCGACAATTTACTGCGGCGGCAAATTGGCGATGTTGATTTCGTCCTTAGTAAATTTAACAACGATGAACACAAAATCCTCCGCGACTGGACAATCCCCGAAGCGATCAAGCTGATCAGCACATTTCTTGACGATACGATCGAACCGCTCAGCGTCAAGCTCTAG
- a CDS encoding type II secretion system protein GspG: MHKQYGFTIVEIIIIIVVIAILATLGGLVWRNAYNTARDNETKSNISMLKEAIEKYRSDNGEYPWPTSACTIYNTANMKICNGGELGALLIPRYIKQLPKDHEGRDYWYLAATDTTHASSVVPTRYAIKVPLSDGTTCRTGRNMQNGWFGGVPECNF, from the coding sequence ATGCATAAGCAGTATGGCTTTACTATCGTCGAAATTATCATTATTATCGTGGTCATCGCGATCCTCGCTACCTTAGGCGGCCTCGTCTGGCGCAATGCCTACAACACCGCTCGCGACAACGAAACCAAGTCAAATATCTCAATGCTCAAGGAAGCGATCGAGAAATATCGTTCGGACAACGGCGAATATCCATGGCCGACGAGCGCCTGCACCATTTATAACACCGCTAATATGAAGATTTGTAATGGCGGCGAGCTCGGCGCACTTCTCATTCCACGCTACATCAAGCAGCTGCCGAAAGACCACGAAGGCCGCGATTATTGGTATCTCGCAGCCACTGACACGACCCACGCTTCCAGCGTCGTGCCGACCCGCTACGCCATAAAGGTGCCGCTCTCAGATGGCACCACCTGCCGCACTGGCCGCAATATGCAAAACGGCTGGTTTGGCGGCGTGCCAGAGTGCAACTTCTAA
- a CDS encoding ABC transporter ATP-binding protein has translation MSLLTLRDIIYSYADGTSNVLNGINYQFERGKFYAIVGSSGAGKSTLLGLLAGLDTPTDGQILFNDQDIAEQGYSHHRKHNISLVFQNYNLIDYLTPLENLKLVNSKATNETLHSMGLDDDHIHRNVMKLSGGQQQRVAIGRALVSHAPIILADEPTGNLDEATAADIIDILRRAAHENDKCVIVVTHSKQLAKQADVVLKLKDKKLRA, from the coding sequence ATGTCACTACTTACGTTACGCGATATCATCTACTCATACGCCGACGGTACGAGCAACGTGCTTAACGGCATCAATTATCAATTTGAAAGGGGCAAGTTCTACGCTATCGTCGGTAGTTCTGGTGCTGGTAAGTCGACCCTTCTGGGGCTGCTGGCGGGGCTGGACACGCCGACCGACGGGCAGATTTTGTTCAACGACCAAGACATCGCCGAGCAGGGTTATTCGCATCATCGCAAACACAATATCTCGCTGGTGTTTCAGAATTATAATCTGATTGATTATCTGACGCCGCTGGAAAACTTGAAATTGGTTAATTCCAAGGCCACTAACGAAACGTTGCACTCCATGGGCTTGGACGACGATCACATTCACCGCAATGTCATGAAACTTTCTGGCGGTCAGCAACAGCGCGTAGCGATCGGCCGAGCGCTCGTCTCACATGCACCGATTATCTTGGCGGACGAGCCAACTGGCAACCTGGACGAAGCTACCGCCGCCGACATCATCGACATCCTGCGCCGTGCCGCCCACGAAAATGACAAATGCGTCATCGTCGTCACTCACAGCAAGCAGCTGGCTAAGCAGGCGGACGTGGTGTTGAAGCTGAAAGATAAGAAGCTACGAGCATAG
- a CDS encoding class I SAM-dependent RNA methyltransferase — protein MGRQSFETLTLEKIVGGGQALGTLADGRKCFVWGGLPGETVTVRITKKKSHFVEAVAEEVISPSPDRIQPRDPDSYLSTSPWQIIPLEVEQTYKAQLINDAFTLHNVTLPAAIDIYCDNVAYGYRNKVEFSWYSESVVSRAVPQKKSGIVSGPELSSDDTRGIDADSDREESSIDTLDLAFFRRGSKGKVVVEGTSLAHPEINNLARAIRDLLRHKRVAARQLKTLLVRCDQSGSCVWQLYIKDRLPEIITADEAAKLPAQGGEVIYSDPRSPASRITEQLAHFGNTTLTDTILGVPFCYACEGFFQVNIPVYEQALCDMREWVPYNKARQERQLDQLAAHDNTDSQQRAISQKKSGQLYVGPGLFSDDIRAVKLSTIDLYAGVGTIGLTIADGNVTLVEINEHAVAEMQRNITELDRTDARAVLAPSEQALDYITGKEIVIVDPPRAGLHPDVIATLLQQLPPRILYLSCNPVTQARDVALLQQHYRIVHHHGYNFFPRTPHIEHLVVLDKK, from the coding sequence ATGGGACGGCAGAGTTTCGAGACGCTGACACTAGAGAAAATTGTTGGTGGCGGGCAAGCACTAGGAACGCTGGCTGACGGCCGCAAATGTTTCGTATGGGGCGGGCTGCCGGGCGAGACCGTCACCGTTCGCATTACCAAAAAGAAATCGCACTTCGTCGAGGCGGTCGCCGAGGAAGTAATCTCGCCAAGCCCCGACCGCATCCAGCCACGTGACCCAGATAGTTATCTGTCGACCAGCCCGTGGCAGATTATTCCACTCGAAGTTGAGCAGACGTATAAGGCACAGTTGATTAATGATGCGTTTACACTGCATAATGTCACACTACCAGCAGCGATTGATATTTATTGCGACAATGTCGCATATGGTTATCGCAACAAAGTTGAATTTAGCTGGTACAGCGAATCGGTAGTATCCCGAGCGGTACCTCAGAAAAAATCTGGGATTGTCTCAGGTCCCGAATTATCCTCTGATGATACCCGGGGGATAGACGCGGATAGCGACCGTGAAGAATCATCGATTGATACGCTTGACTTGGCATTTTTCCGTCGCGGCAGCAAGGGCAAGGTGGTCGTCGAGGGCACAAGTTTGGCACACCCAGAAATCAATAACCTGGCGCGGGCTATCCGTGATTTACTGCGCCATAAACGCGTCGCGGCTCGCCAGCTCAAGACCTTGCTCGTCCGCTGCGATCAGTCAGGAAGTTGCGTCTGGCAGCTGTATATCAAGGATCGCTTGCCCGAAATAATTACCGCTGATGAAGCCGCCAAATTACCGGCTCAGGGCGGGGAAGTCATCTACTCCGACCCGCGCTCACCAGCCAGCCGCATCACCGAGCAACTAGCGCATTTCGGCAACACCACCTTGACCGACACCATTCTTGGTGTGCCATTTTGCTACGCCTGCGAAGGCTTTTTCCAAGTCAACATCCCGGTTTACGAGCAGGCGCTATGCGATATGCGGGAATGGGTACCGTACAATAAGGCGCGCCAAGAGCGCCAGCTGGATCAGTTGGCGGCACATGATAACACCGATAGTCAACAGCGAGCAATATCTCAGAAAAAATCTGGGCAACTTTACGTGGGTCCCGGATTATTTTCTGATGATATTCGAGCTGTCAAATTATCAACCATCGACCTCTATGCTGGCGTTGGCACCATCGGCCTGACCATTGCTGATGGCAACGTCACACTGGTAGAAATCAACGAACACGCCGTCGCCGAGATGCAGCGTAACATCACCGAACTTGACCGCACTGACGCCCGCGCTGTCCTCGCTCCCAGCGAACAAGCTCTCGACTACATTACAGGCAAGGAAATCGTCATCGTTGACCCGCCGCGCGCCGGCTTGCATCCCGACGTTATTGCGACATTGTTGCAACAGCTGCCGCCGCGCATCCTCTATCTCAGCTGCAATCCCGTCACCCAAGCCCGCGATGTCGCCTTGCTCCAACAACACTACCGCATCGTCCATCATCATGGCTACAACTTTTTCCCGCGCACACCGCATATTGAGCACTTGGTTGTTCTTGACAAGAAATGA
- a CDS encoding cation-translocating P-type ATPase: MHFYQSSSDEVLRRLGSSSSGLSAAEVQRRQKRYGLNIIKVQSEPLWRIILEPFLDIFMLVLLIAAIISLWHGEAIDAIIIFVIAAISAVIFYIQRFSTDRVLRSLSRHDAQKVDVHRVNRTTRVDASQLVPGDVVSLAEGEKVPADIRLIRSTNLRVDEAQLTGESLPISKQTDALTGTKEMYEQTNMLFQGSFVVSGTSTGVVVATGNQTEFGNLAMLSKRESTQSPVQRKIDTLITRVIAAVSAIALVAFGLSLLRGMDVLESLRFVMALAVSAVPESLPIAISVVLVLGMRRMAAKKALVHQMRAIETIGVITTIATDKTGTLTKNKLTVQQTWTPDEATENIDRIIGLAVNRAHAKSHDPLDIALNEYARKQSASPRHAPVRDLPFSQAHAMSATIWHHGRQFRLYVKGAPEAILAACRVSARTKKRAQQMLDEMTARGYRVIGLAMGELDEAIAGFDQLGKQRLTFAGFVAVADVLRPEAPRAIRAALKAGVSVRMITGDHFETAYQIGRELGMVEDRDEVFDCRNMAKLSDDQLDAIVTKTKVFSRVIPEQKYRLLTILKKHHITAMTGDGVNDVPALTNAHVGVAMGSGSHIAKDAGDIILLNDNFKTIIDAMREGRTIIANIRRMLFYLLSTNTGELITMLGALLIGIKTPLEPVQILWVNLVTDTSMVIPLGLEPGEKQAMNRSPENPDAPILSHQMIWRMVIVAGTMSAIALAVYIFFEQRQGHAYAQTMAFIALVVSQWANAFNARSDDESLLKRLKVMNKSFYAGMSLSIVLQILVFFGPLGEILHIAHVALSDMIVISLISFIIPIVISEWHKYVARKR; this comes from the coding sequence ATGCATTTTTATCAATCATCAAGCGACGAGGTACTGCGGCGACTGGGTTCCTCGAGTAGCGGCCTGAGCGCGGCCGAAGTCCAGCGCCGCCAAAAACGCTATGGCCTCAATATCATCAAAGTCCAATCCGAACCGCTCTGGCGCATCATCCTCGAGCCATTCCTCGACATTTTTATGCTCGTCCTGCTCATCGCCGCCATCATCAGCCTCTGGCACGGCGAGGCCATTGACGCCATCATTATCTTCGTCATCGCCGCCATCTCGGCCGTTATTTTCTATATTCAGCGATTCTCGACCGACCGCGTGCTACGCAGCCTGTCGCGCCACGATGCCCAAAAAGTTGATGTCCACCGAGTCAATCGTACCACCCGCGTCGACGCCAGTCAGCTAGTTCCGGGCGACGTCGTTTCGCTAGCCGAGGGCGAGAAAGTCCCCGCCGACATCCGCCTCATTCGTAGCACCAACTTGCGGGTAGACGAGGCGCAGCTGACCGGCGAATCACTACCGATCTCCAAACAAACCGATGCCCTCACCGGCACCAAAGAAATGTACGAGCAAACCAACATGCTATTTCAAGGCTCATTCGTCGTCAGCGGCACCAGCACCGGCGTGGTCGTCGCCACTGGCAATCAGACCGAGTTCGGTAATCTCGCCATGCTCTCGAAGCGCGAATCGACCCAAAGCCCAGTCCAGCGAAAAATCGACACCCTGATCACCAGAGTCATCGCCGCTGTCTCGGCCATCGCCCTCGTCGCCTTTGGGCTGAGCTTGCTGCGCGGCATGGATGTACTAGAGAGTCTGCGCTTCGTCATGGCCCTGGCGGTGAGCGCCGTGCCGGAGAGCTTGCCGATTGCGATCTCCGTGGTGTTGGTCCTAGGGATGCGGCGGATGGCCGCCAAAAAGGCGCTAGTACATCAGATGCGCGCCATCGAGACCATCGGCGTCATCACCACCATCGCCACCGACAAGACAGGTACCCTGACCAAGAACAAACTGACCGTTCAGCAAACCTGGACACCGGACGAGGCGACAGAGAACATCGACCGCATCATCGGGCTAGCGGTCAACCGCGCTCACGCCAAGAGCCACGATCCGCTGGACATCGCTCTCAATGAATACGCCCGCAAGCAGAGCGCCAGCCCGCGCCACGCGCCAGTTCGTGACCTGCCATTCAGTCAAGCCCACGCCATGTCCGCCACCATCTGGCATCACGGCCGGCAGTTTCGCTTGTACGTCAAGGGTGCACCCGAAGCCATCCTGGCGGCCTGTCGCGTGTCGGCCCGCACCAAGAAGCGTGCCCAGCAGATGCTTGATGAGATGACCGCCCGCGGCTACCGAGTGATTGGGCTGGCGATGGGTGAGCTAGACGAGGCAATTGCTGGCTTTGATCAACTGGGCAAGCAGCGCCTGACATTTGCTGGCTTCGTGGCCGTGGCCGATGTGCTGCGACCAGAGGCGCCGCGGGCTATCCGAGCGGCTCTGAAAGCGGGCGTGTCGGTGCGGATGATCACCGGCGATCACTTCGAGACAGCCTATCAGATTGGCCGGGAACTTGGCATGGTCGAGGATCGCGACGAGGTGTTTGATTGCCGTAACATGGCCAAGTTGTCTGATGATCAGTTGGACGCCATCGTCACCAAAACCAAAGTCTTCTCCCGCGTCATCCCCGAGCAAAAATACCGCCTGCTGACCATTCTCAAAAAGCACCACATCACCGCCATGACCGGCGACGGCGTCAACGACGTACCGGCACTGACCAATGCCCATGTCGGCGTGGCTATGGGATCGGGCTCGCACATCGCCAAAGACGCTGGCGATATCATTCTGCTCAACGATAATTTCAAGACCATCATCGACGCCATGCGCGAGGGGCGCACCATCATCGCCAACATTCGCCGGATGCTGTTTTATCTACTGTCGACTAACACTGGCGAGCTGATCACCATGCTCGGCGCGCTGCTCATCGGTATCAAGACGCCGCTAGAGCCAGTGCAAATCCTCTGGGTGAACCTGGTGACCGACACCTCGATGGTCATTCCGCTTGGCCTGGAGCCGGGCGAAAAGCAGGCCATGAACCGCTCGCCCGAAAACCCCGACGCACCGATTCTCAGCCACCAAATGATCTGGCGGATGGTCATCGTCGCTGGCACCATGTCGGCCATCGCCTTGGCGGTTTACATATTCTTCGAACAGCGACAAGGACATGCATACGCCCAAACCATGGCCTTCATCGCCCTAGTGGTCAGCCAGTGGGCCAATGCCTTCAACGCTCGCTCCGATGACGAGTCACTGTTGAAGCGCCTGAAAGTCATGAACAAGAGCTTCTACGCTGGTATGAGCCTATCTATCGTCCTGCAAATCCTGGTCTTCTTTGGGCCGCTTGGTGAAATCCTCCACATCGCACACGTCGCCCTCAGCGACATGATCGTCATCAGCCTGATATCATTCATCATCCCAATTGTCATCTCCGAATGGCATAAGTATGTTGCGAGGAAGAGATAA
- a CDS encoding GTP-binding protein: protein MAKRDDDLEFSVNAAFDEERAVVDKVPLYLVNGSLGAGKTSVLEFLLQQSDYKGARVIENEYANENVDGYRLEGLAEMVTTLAGDCVCCSSKHALTRMLLDFCRNSPAPVFIEAAGVARTMNLVEKLINAQIFNKYELMQSFYVIDAHEILRGIEPAHEIELQAADVILVTKEDLLNDRERDEYEAKRRALPYAKVLSAPHGQFDLSKIITPSGLLAFFDTYDGELAVPDNPTYAVLDVSGMNISAMALENMWPELFRAYGLRRMKGCFISDSGVRQHVEATEQQIQLTSARPEEAAKIVLIGERADEITRDILQMQLMMFE, encoded by the coding sequence ATGGCGAAACGCGATGACGATTTGGAATTTAGTGTTAATGCGGCGTTTGACGAAGAGCGGGCGGTCGTTGACAAGGTGCCGCTTTATTTGGTGAATGGCTCGCTGGGTGCCGGCAAGACTAGCGTGCTGGAATTCTTATTGCAACAAAGTGACTATAAGGGCGCGCGAGTGATTGAAAATGAATATGCCAATGAAAATGTCGACGGCTATCGGCTGGAGGGATTGGCGGAGATGGTGACGACGCTGGCTGGTGACTGTGTCTGCTGCTCGTCGAAGCATGCGCTGACGCGGATGCTGCTGGACTTTTGTCGTAATTCTCCGGCGCCAGTGTTTATCGAGGCGGCGGGTGTGGCGCGAACGATGAATTTGGTTGAGAAACTGATAAACGCACAAATCTTCAATAAGTATGAACTGATGCAGAGTTTTTACGTGATTGATGCGCACGAGATTTTGCGCGGGATTGAGCCGGCGCACGAAATTGAACTGCAAGCCGCAGACGTGATTTTGGTGACCAAGGAAGATTTGCTGAATGATAGAGAGCGAGATGAATACGAAGCAAAACGCCGCGCCCTGCCCTACGCCAAGGTTTTAAGCGCGCCGCACGGTCAGTTTGACCTCAGCAAAATCATCACGCCGTCGGGACTGCTGGCGTTTTTTGATACGTACGACGGCGAGCTGGCGGTGCCGGATAATCCGACGTACGCCGTGCTGGATGTGTCGGGTATGAATATCTCTGCAATGGCGCTAGAAAACATGTGGCCGGAGTTGTTCAGGGCGTATGGCCTACGGCGGATGAAGGGGTGCTTTATCAGTGACAGCGGCGTGCGTCAGCATGTGGAGGCGACCGAGCAGCAGATTCAGTTAACTAGTGCCAGGCCCGAGGAAGCGGCGAAGATCGTGCTCATCGGCGAGCGAGCAGATGAAATCACGCGCGATATCTTGCAGATGCAGCTGATGATGTTTGAATAA
- a CDS encoding KAP family P-loop NTPase fold protein, translating into MNTYSSDSPINSKKYDSLGRLSFAEKIVSILNSLDKERSFIIGLYASWGSGKTSTINLIEQRINDSTRKNKPVLVKLNAWELNGNGDAIFHEILKNIYEKVTDKAFGGFREKTSRFFGKLSRAKLPIDSTIEIDLNSGGRKETSIYLGRITASMDYVSRILQSSYFINKIKIKTQEEIKESGKKVIVVIDDIDRLESQSITDLMHIIAQIANYAGIVYILPFDNRYVASAIEQFLPQGASGQEYLEKIIQIPLELPKASRSSLNRMLAATIESICKQHSIVLEENEIERFRLILGYHDLGAYIQSPRDINRLNNSLLFRLPLCHGEMNMVDVIVLEIIRLFDDGLYERIKNNGDMLIEKISSKYGINDDTSRKQDLQDTFGGDDRWLEIVQELFPFVAYTLKGYGNINENDLRYHQRIASDYYFEKFFASLDEIEDISDVAVMNLLTNSVDEASIRKNLHIINENNIATALWIISKRHSVIKNKIVFCTCLLDLIEGMPTARSSSLTLTALERVLFTIDDILASESKDEKTTGYISLINHLFDQDRIDTFSRTIDHVIHYSTNKGNHSIELKKDQIQQYKTTALQCIRCFAKNDKLPLLSQNGSSIRLYTRWAELSTREETSQYLEKKIQSADDVIGFILQFVGTWHTMGKSDYTYRDLTPDIMLSIDTIINIDTLHQIIISDPRYGTLGNIQEVDLVLFERPTTNSIRTIAKVGNEKSPELKEAIIKQFIYFFNKRQEAKK; encoded by the coding sequence ATGAATACCTATAGCTCTGATAGTCCGATCAATTCAAAGAAATATGACTCACTTGGAAGGCTTTCTTTTGCAGAAAAAATAGTCAGTATCCTGAACTCACTCGACAAAGAGAGGAGCTTTATCATCGGCCTGTATGCAAGCTGGGGCTCCGGTAAGACATCTACTATTAATTTAATTGAACAAAGAATTAATGACAGCACGAGAAAGAATAAACCAGTCCTTGTCAAACTTAATGCCTGGGAGCTTAATGGCAACGGCGACGCAATTTTTCATGAAATTCTTAAAAACATATACGAAAAAGTTACCGACAAAGCCTTCGGCGGCTTTCGAGAAAAAACTAGCAGATTCTTCGGCAAATTAAGTAGAGCAAAACTTCCAATTGATTCCACTATAGAGATCGACCTTAACTCTGGGGGTCGCAAGGAGACGTCCATATACCTCGGTAGGATTACAGCGAGCATGGATTATGTCAGCAGGATACTACAATCAAGCTACTTCATAAATAAGATTAAGATTAAAACACAGGAAGAAATTAAGGAATCAGGTAAAAAAGTGATCGTTGTCATTGATGACATAGACAGACTTGAAAGTCAAAGCATCACAGATCTGATGCATATAATCGCCCAAATAGCAAACTATGCCGGTATAGTATATATACTTCCATTTGACAATAGGTATGTTGCATCGGCAATTGAACAATTCCTTCCACAAGGTGCCAGCGGCCAAGAATACCTCGAAAAAATTATACAAATACCTCTTGAGCTACCCAAAGCAAGCAGGTCGTCGCTAAATAGGATGCTGGCGGCTACTATTGAATCAATCTGTAAGCAACATTCCATTGTCTTAGAGGAAAATGAAATAGAGCGATTCCGACTTATACTCGGGTATCACGACCTGGGTGCATATATACAATCACCGAGAGATATTAACCGACTGAATAATTCATTATTGTTTAGACTTCCCCTGTGCCACGGAGAGATGAATATGGTTGATGTCATAGTACTTGAAATTATTCGCCTATTTGACGATGGCCTATATGAAAGAATCAAAAACAACGGGGATATGTTAATAGAAAAAATCAGCTCTAAATATGGCATTAATGACGACACCTCTCGCAAGCAGGACCTTCAGGATACTTTCGGAGGCGACGATCGTTGGTTAGAGATAGTACAAGAATTATTTCCTTTTGTTGCATATACACTTAAGGGCTATGGCAATATAAATGAGAATGACCTACGGTACCACCAGCGGATTGCCTCAGACTATTATTTCGAGAAGTTCTTTGCATCGCTTGACGAAATAGAGGATATCTCTGATGTTGCAGTTATGAATTTACTAACGAATTCTGTTGATGAGGCGTCTATTCGTAAAAACTTACACATAATCAACGAGAATAATATTGCCACAGCACTATGGATTATCTCTAAAAGACACAGTGTCATAAAAAACAAAATAGTATTCTGTACATGTCTACTGGATTTAATCGAAGGAATGCCTACTGCCAGATCATCTTCACTAACACTTACGGCATTAGAGAGAGTGTTATTTACTATCGATGACATACTTGCCAGTGAAAGTAAAGATGAAAAGACCACAGGATATATCTCTCTCATTAATCATCTCTTCGACCAAGACAGAATAGATACATTCTCACGCACTATAGACCACGTAATCCATTACAGTACAAATAAGGGTAATCACTCTATTGAACTGAAAAAAGATCAAATTCAACAATATAAGACTACCGCTTTGCAGTGTATCAGGTGCTTTGCTAAGAATGATAAATTGCCGCTACTCAGTCAAAATGGCTCATCTATCCGACTATACACAAGATGGGCTGAGCTTTCCACCAGAGAGGAGACTAGTCAGTATTTAGAGAAAAAGATACAGTCAGCAGATGATGTAATAGGCTTTATACTACAGTTCGTAGGAACTTGGCATACTATGGGCAAAAGCGATTATACCTATAGAGATTTGACACCAGATATAATGCTTAGTATAGATACCATTATCAATATTGATACTTTGCACCAAATTATCATATCCGATCCGCGATATGGCACTCTAGGCAATATACAGGAGGTAGATCTTGTACTGTTTGAGCGTCCGACGACAAATAGTATTCGCACTATCGCAAAAGTGGGAAATGAAAAATCCCCCGAGCTTAAGGAGGCCATAATAAAGCAGTTTATCTACTTCTTTAATAAGAGACAAGAGGCGAAAAAGTAG